AATCCACAGGAATGAGTGACTTTTCACTCACGCACTcacaaaatagaatagaatagaataaaataaggGAAATCCTAAAATTATATTGACAGTAGTCAAATATTCCATATTATATTTGTtccttccataaatatttattgaacacctcctATGGGCTAGACATTCTTAAATGCTGGGGATATAATAGTGAACTCCCATTTTCTTCCCATCATGGAGCTTATGTTCTTgaaaactgtggaaaaaaaaagaaaaaatatctcctTTCTTAGTAGAAGGTATCATCCATATTAActaaagaaagaatctttttttccaGCATGcatagaaaaattatatttttgaaaaaaaagtaaagatatgaTTATGATTTATCTCTGATAAGCAAAAATTTTTAGAACAATCATAGAGCATGAGACAGATACTCTGTAGGTTATCCTCCCCTTCAAGGAAGTTACAGGTGAGTGAAAGGTCAAGATCTAAGACAGTTGGTTTCTaatcctgcctctgccctgtCCGTAACTTGGACTAATTAGTGAAGAGAAGGCTCTTCTCAAGAATCTATATTGCACTAAGTGGGATTAATCATCACTGCCTTACCTTCTCTCATAGAATCATTATTttgatgactttaaaaaaaaattatgctaacATATACCTAAGACCGAATTTcttctaaccatttttaagtgtacagttcagtagcattaagtacatttGTGTTGTTACAcagtccatctccagaacttttttatttgtattgcCTGAAAGTCCATCCCAATTTAATAGTAACTCCTTAGTCCTCCTCCCTGCAGCACCTGGAGAccaccattctgttttctgtctctgtgagttTGACTACTCTAGATGCCTGACATAAAGTagaatcacatggtatttgtttttttgtgactggcttatttcactttgcatactTGTCTTGAAGGTTTATCCATGTGGTggcatgtgtcagaattcccttcTATTTAAGTCTgaataaatattccattgtatatgtgtgtgtgtgtgtgcgtgtgtgtgtgtgtattttgcctcttcattcatccattgatgggcgCTTGGGTTTCTTCTACCTTTCAGCTTTATGAATGATTGCAGCTCTGAACATGGGTCTACAGATATCTGTTCAAGtctctgcttttaattctttaggGTGTATATCCAGAATTAGAATTGCTGGATGATatgataattctatgtttaatttttctgatgaaccaccatactatttttcatagctgctataccattttatattcccataaaCTTTGCATAAGGGCTCAAatttctgcacatcctcaccagcatttcataggattatttagaaaaagaaataaaaaggtcaGTATGAAAACATGCCATAGAGAATGCAAActttatattattgttttataataacTCTTAGAAATTGGAGAGCATCCTGTATTTAAGTGGTTTTGAGCATGGGAGGAAATTAGATACAttataaaatgtgtaatttttattGGCGACAGCAGTTATACTCTCACTCTTTAAAACTTTAGGTATCGATGAACCATTGCACatcaagagaagaaaagtaataaaacCAGGTTTCATACACAGTCCATGGAAAAGTGCATACATCAGGCAGCACAGAATTGATACTAACTGGAGGCGAGGAGAACTCAAGTCTCCTAAGGTAACTGAACTCTTGCACAACAATAGCAGCAACCACTGATCAGTTTTGGTACCTAGTATGTTCTTCTTGGCCAGCAGTGTAACTTGACATCTATATACTGTAGAAAGAAAACAGTGTGTTTTTAAATAACTGAACGTGTAATGGATGATAGTTCTCTATTGCTAATTTCTCCAGTCTGACAATGGACTGTACTTGAATAAAAGATGAGTTGAAGTGCTTGTCATTCTACCGTAGGTAAATGAAAATTTCTGAATATCCTGTTGAATTTTGTGTCATATACGTTTACCTGTGACCATGTAGTTAGAACATGATTTTTTGAGGAGTGCCTATTTGTGTTGGGTGTTTcttgtgagttttatttttataaatttaagcatattactgattttctgtctcacTGTAAGTATATAAATAGTGATAAAATGCTTGAAATTCTTAGATGTATTTATACAACTGGAAAAAAGCAATTAGGGAAGATACTGTTAATGTGTAACCATGTATAGATTATGACAAGTgttgttttttgagagagtgagcgggtgcaagtgggtgggggggagaagggcagagggagaggagagacagagagaatctcaaggagggtccacacccagcatggagccctactgggggctcaatcacatgaccctgagagcattacctgagccgaaatcaagagtcagacccttaactgactgagccatccaggagccccaggccttttgtgttttaatttgaataagtTGATAATTATTGTTACTCTTGTCTTTCTAGTTTGTAGGtgcttctgtttttgtgtgtgaaaatTGCAAAACAGagatgcattttttttgtttgaacAGATAAATTATTATACATTTGTGTTTGAACCATCTTTATGATGTCTTGACTCACTCAATTTTAATAGTTGATATCTCTCATATAAATCATAGaattggaaaaaatgaaatgtttaatacTTGATTCATCATTCGGGAAGGATGATACTTggtgttttatataaattataattttagaaagaggCTGTAGATTGCTGTTCctatttattgcttttcttttcactagTATTTTAAAGAACATAATTTGATAAGATTTCGAATCTGTACATTTGTCTTGTAGGTTCTGAAAGGACATGATGATCATGTGATCACATGCTTGCAGTTTTGTGGTAACCGAATAGTTAGTGGTTCTGATGACAACACTTTAAAAGTCTGGTCAGCAGTCACAGGCAAAGTAAGCTTACTtctctctacacttcactgtttgTATATGTCTTTGCAAAGATCAACCAAGGAAAACATGGGTTCATTTTTGACCGCAGCTTATTTCGATAACAAATATCAGAGCTTCTAATTTAGGTTTTTCCCTGGCAACAAAGATAATGTTCCTCAGGATAGGGATGTCATTAGTTTCTTCCTGTAAATAGTCTGTCTATCTTTGTGACTTCGTTATTGTATGATTTTTACAGAGGTGCTTTATCTTtttcttggctttatttttcacacTTTTACTAACCACCTCAGTTATATTatccttttttaactttttcaaaacTATGATTGAGGggtaattgtttttctttgtagacTGCTTTGTTGATAACTTACCTATAGTTTAGAAGTTAAATAAATCGTGTTAATTGAGACTATCTTAAGCCTGGTGAGATGAAAAGTAAAGCAGATACAGTATTTAAGTAggagtttgaagaaaaaaagcagtCTAATAAGCAATCCGTTTTGCTGCATGCAATATTACACCTTAATGGTTCTGTGGTGAATACTTATTTTTATCTGTCCACTGGAgaatgttttcaaaaattaagtaattGACCAgctaaaaaaacaggaaaatgtgaaGGGGAGAAAACCTGTCTTTAAAATGTCTTACAGCATGCTGATTCTTGGGCAAGAACCTTCTAAATATTCCAAGTcagatgttaacatttttttaaggcagCTTCATATTTCcgtagtgtaatattagttttggaCTTATTTCAGAGTTTTAATATCTGTCTTTACTTGTCTAGAAGTACCTTGCCTGGCTCCTTTAACTATTGCCTTGGGGCAGATTCAGGTGAAATGTGGTATGTAGCCACACCTAACACGGTTGGCATTCTTTCATTGAATCCATTCCTATGGAAGAAGCCAAATTGCaattttagcattatttcatCAGAGAGACCAGGCTGGGGCTGTCATCCTTTAATGAGAAGTGTTTTACTTTCTACATACTTGTTGTCAGTTGTATCTGTGTTTAATATATAATGCTACTGAATAAGCAAAGCGATCAACAATGATGGTATCATGTTATATTGATGTGAAAAATTGTTTTCTGATGTGCCAGACAAATTCTGTGAATAACTTTACCCCAGATTTTAATGAGCTACTGAAATGTTATGTATATCGTTTTTCTTTCTACCCGAAAGTAATCATCTTAAGTGTTTTTCCAGTGTCTGAGAACATTAGTGGGACACACAGGTGGAGTATGGTCATCACAGATGAGAGACAATATCATCATTAGTGGATCTACAGATCGGACTCTAAAAGTGTGGAATGCAGAGACCGGAGAATGTATACATACCTTATATGGACATACTTCCACTGTCCGCTGTATGCATCTCCATGAAAAAAGGTAAGGGAAAATCCTTTGATGGTTGGGAATTCTTCCTCTATTACTTCtgaatttgaggtttttttgtgtTGTATAATTCAGTGTTTATTAGAGAGATAGTGATAGTGTGCTCTTAAATTAGACTTTAATTATTAGACTTAAGATGTTTCTATACTAACAAAGCAGTAGTGTATTGCCTTAAAATTGGGGGATTATCTTTaaatttccttcttcatttaatGGCATTGTTGGCTTCCTGCTTGAAACTCTCTTCTCTACTCTTGGGTGGCACTATATTGTTCTGTATCTTTGATGACTCCTCATCtccaaaaaaaatctttctctctcttccgcgcactctctttctctccctctctctctttaatatttATATCTCTGCTAGTGGGACACATTCAGTTATTCAGGCTTCAAGCTTCTGAGTCTTAATTACCCACCCACCCTATCCCACTCCATCCTTATATCCCTTATATCGAGGGATATAAGGGAGGGATATCCCCTTATATCGAAACAAAAGCTGAGGTCTGTGGGGTTTTGTTGAGTCTCTCGTTACCAATCACCTGAACTAGTGACATAGCTTTCACACTTGGTTTTCTCACCTGTTACACAACTGACAGAGAATCCTTTTCTAATTATGATCACTGCCTTTTGAGAGCCTTCTGTTGTCTGTCAGATCGAGGAAGAAATCCTCAATCCAGTTTTCAAAATAGTTGCAGCCAACCCAGACtgcttgcctttttttcttttcagtgcctTTGCTGTTGCTTTGATCTCCTTCTACAAAGCCCTTCTATTAAAGTCTTTTCGATCTTCTATTGGCATGTCTTCACAGTACCTTGTTAAACAAATGTGATTTCGACTTCATTTGTCAAAAAAGGTTTCTCTGGCAGTCCTTACCATGAATCCGCTACAGTCCTTACCTTTAATTCTGTCCACAACATCATCTTTGTGAGAACCATTACATTAAGTAGATTTCACGCTAGATTTGTAATATGTGAATAAAAGTaccttttcatttgtaatttgaaTCTACTTTAAACAGTGTGCTCTACTATTAAAATTTGGGGGAGTTGATATTAAGAGACCTTGTATTTCAGCTTCCATTATATTCTGCCTTAAATCTCTCGATGTTCTTTTCTACTCTTCCAAATGTAAAAACTGTGGCCTATCTTTATCTCTTAAGAATGACATGCAGATACCTGAGTTTTCAGCTCTCCTTCGTAATCCAAAGGTGATTGCAATGTTTATATCACTCCAGTCTTCAAAAGAGCATAGCTTTAATAATGTTGGCCTAAATTTTTAAGGGATTTCTATTGCCTCCCCATGTGTATCTTCTCCAAAATGTGCATATCCTAATACCTCCATAACCTATTGACTATAATTATAAGCATAAGCAGCCTTTGTTTGAAGATATTCTAAAACTAGTTTGCTATGAAAATTATAATGGTATAAGGCCATATAATGGTATATAATGGTATAGAGCACATATCTTTAcctatttaaattccaatttcagatttattttgttgaataacatttattaaattttttccctAGTCACAAAGAGAATGTATGTTTATCACTAAAATTTTGGGAAATggcagaaagaataaagaagaaatacagaatttttcaaaatactcCCACCAGAGTTCTCCGATTAACGTTTTAGATATGTTGCccacattaactttttatttctaaaatcaagATCTTTTGTATGTATTTGAGCCGgcagctgctgctgttgctgccatTGCTTCTGCTTCAGATGCAGTACAGCAGTCTCAAACCATCCCACAGAACCCCGGGTGCTACACGGCCGCTTATAAATGTGGGAACCAAGCAGGTAGAATTCTGGGCTTCCCAACTTCCCATCCCAGCCAGGATAACTTGACTTTTGGATGTTTATATATCAAAATTTTATATAGGATTTCTTTGAAAACGGGTGTTCCtgcttaagaaaagaaaaagttcagtAACCACTGACTTTATATGTCATGTTTTCTCATgctgttaaaaattttaatccttttttttgtttgttttcccccctACAGAGTTGTTAGCGGTTCTCGAGATGCCACTCTTAGGGTTTGGGATATCGAGACAGGCCAGTGTTTACATGTTTTGATGGGTCATGTAGCAGCAGTCCGCTGTGTTCAATATGATGGCAGGAGGGTTGTTAGTGGAGCATATGATTTTATGGTGAAGGTGTGGGATCCAGAGACGGAGACCTGTCTACACACGTTGCAGGGGCATACTAATAGAGTCTATTCATTACAGGTAAGAGGTCGTATCTCTCCTACCCCTTAGATGCTTTCCTGATGAATCATGAGATTGTTTTACTCAGATAATCACTGTCAAATTGCTGATTCAATACAATCCCCAAAAGACAAATCAAATTATCCTGTTGTTCACATATGCTTTCAAATTGGCATGGAAAAAGCATAAATTTTTAACTTATTgaaataatttgtttcatttttttctgtgatctGTTTTTCCTCTAAAATACAAACATTAGTCTTGGAACCTGAAACTTTGGAGCTCTAAGTTTTACTATATTAATTAGTGGGTAAATAGTCTCATAGGAAAATAACCTGGATTTTAATAAACTCCTTAGCAGAGGATTAATTTGGCCAAAAGCTGCCCCTTTGCCTTGATAGCTGAAAGTCGATGGACCATGTATTGTGACCCATTCCCATTCAAAGTGGAAGTGGAGctttctgcatcaggctcctttaCCATCAAAGGGCTACTGATCTGTAGTCATAGGAAGTAAATTTGACTaaactgattttttgttttttacatttgaaCATGATATTTTGGAATGAATTGTCATATTTTGAAATAGATTAATAACAAATTTAGAAAAtgggtcttgttttattttctgaaagacagcattttcaatttttctattatgtaatttatttaccAGTTACTACCTATTAGTGATCAGCAAGATTAGTACATAGTCACAATGCTGACAGTTCTCTGTTCTTGGaatatttgtttcttaattcaTGGAATACTGTGTCTGTGTCACaaaatatcaatatataataaAGGTATATTAACTTAGAAAAGGTTATGAATTTGGAGGAAAGGGAATTGACTGaagttgtttttatgttttgtgatATGTTCAGTACCTTAATGAATATAATCTCATTTAAGTAAACCAATAGATTGAGAAGAGGTAGCAGTATTATTCCAGAACTTCTAGGAATTGATATTTATTGACTCCTGGAGAAGAGAGGCTATATAGCTTGCTTTTGTTATCAAAATGCCACTTCTTGTAATTCCAGATGTAATTACCTATAGGTGCATTTCCTAATTAATATTTGGTTCTTGtaagtgaaatttttattttacatacagTTTTAATGGAGCTTACTTCTAAACATCATGAGGGTTATCTCTAGTCTTTTCATGCCATAGGTTTATTAACAAACACAGCATTTATCATGGGCTATGTCAgtagtttcaattttctgttggGAAGTAAGACTCAAATGGTATTCCTTATTGAATGATTCATGATATTTAGCTGGTCATCTGTGGCCAGATGATCTGAAAGTAACATGTTCattttacatgttttgttttcttttaattgttcCTGCATTTAGTTTGAAGCCACTGGCTATAAAAAAATTAGcaattctcagggcacctggatggctcagtcagttgagcttctgactcttgatttctgctctagtcatgatctcagggtcatagaatcgagccctgccttgggctccgtgctcagaggggagtctcagaggagattctctctctcctatccctctgtccctcccctgcctctcaaaaatacataaataaatcttttttaaaaaattaacaattctGATAGAAGCTTCTGAGAACATAAACTGTAGGTTTGCTTGATTACCTGAACTTTACCTTGTTACTCCATTTTGTTCCTGGCATTACCTgtttccctgctttatttttcttccctgtaGGATTAAGGTCAATAAATAATATCAAGAATATCGCACTTCTAGTCTAATAAGCTGTGTCTATTGTAGTTTGATGGCATCCATGTGGTCAGTGGATCTCTTGACACATCAATCCGAGTGTGGGATGTGGAGACGGGGAATTGCATTCACACGTTAACGGGACACCAGTCGTTAACAAGTGGAATGGAACTCAAAGACAATATTCTTGTCTCTGGGAATGCAGATTCTACAGTTAAAATCTGGGATATCAAAACAGGACAGTGTTTACAAACATTGCAAGGTAAGTCTTGGCTACTCAGCTTTAGTTATATTCATCAAAAATGGGATTGTTAGAAGAGAAATACGGAGTTTTTATGTCACAAAAAGAATTAACctcatacaaaataaaaatgcttattttggaTAAGTTTCTGAGCATTTTCACTGTGACGTGACAGAACTAGGTTACCCTTGAGAAATTGtttcaaattatctttttaatactttaatactTCCTACATGTACAGTTAACTCTACCTAACCTTAAAGAACAATGTGAAGAAAGATCTAGGCTATATCATAAAAGCAACAGactcgttttttttttcctttttcagtgatttttttttttaaatttgtagtccaattttaaattaaagcacTACCTttctgggggcggggtggggagcatCTCTAATCTGATAGAAAATTGCTTAGGCCTCAACTTAGAtcctttaagcatctgcttaACTAGGATGGAAGGAATAATAGCACCcagtaaaatgaagaaagaaacatgTGAAAACCACTAATACTAAATGAGGCACAATAGTGTTAACATTTTATATCATGATTAACTTCTTTTTATTGGTCATAGCActgaaaagtgtttttttttttcagtgaggcCATCTGGTGGGCCTGCACTGCAACTTTTTACTCATTGGTTGTGTCTGTTCCTCAGAGTTTTGGAATTGTGGTCATTCAGCCTTTGCCTTTGAATGGTCAGTTCCAAGTGGTGAGGGTGGTAGATTTCCTGCCCATTCATCCATCAGCAGAATCTGTGAAACTGATCTATCTCCATCACCACTAAGAAAGCTCTTATTTACACAGCCAGAAAACAAAATGTGTGCCTGGTAGCTAACCAAACTTCCTGGAAGACAGAACTCTTGAAAGTTAATGCTTCAGTTACAAATAGCTACCAGATTTTTTTTGCAACCCTGCTGATCCTAAAATACTCATAGTTTCTAAATATgcagcattttaaatatttcatttattgtatGTTCTAATGTAGTAGGCTACAGTTACAGTGTAACTTACCCATACCCATGATTTCTAACCAGTAATTTAATTCCTTTGGTTTTGCCTAGGTCCTAACAAGCATCAGAGTGCTGTGACCTGTTTACAGTTCAACAAGAACTTTGTAATTACCAGCTCAGATGATGGAACTGTAAAACTATGGGACTTGAAAACGGGTGAATTTATTCGAAACCTAGTCACATTGGagagtggggggagtgggggagttgTGTGGCGGATCAGAGCCTCAAATACAAAGCTGGTGTGTGCAGTTGGGAGTCGGAATGGAACTGAGGAAACCAAGCTGCTGGTGCTGGACTTTGATGTGGACATGAAGTGAAGAGCAGAAAAGACAAATTTGTCCAAATGTGTAGACGATAtactccctgcccttccccttgaaaaacaaacaaaaaacagaaaacaaaacaaaacaaaaaaacaacagaagaaaaaaaaaaagaaaaaaaaaagaaagaaaaaagaaaaagaaaaaaaaaaatcccttgttcTCAGTGGTGCAGGATGTTGGCTTGGGGCAACAGAGTGAAAAGATCTACAGactaagaaggaaaagaggaagacatGACAAACCGTAACTGACAAGAGAGGCATCTGCTGTCTCATCACATAAAAGGCTTCACTTTTGACTGAGGGCAGCTTTGCAAAATGAGACTTTCTAAATCAAACCAGGtgcaattatttctttattttcttctccagtgGTCACTGGGCAGCGTTAACGCTGAAGCTTCGTTACAGATTCTGTTAGCCTGTCCTTTTACCACTGAGACCTAGGAAGGGGCTGCAATAACACCCAAACGAGGACTGGCTGACTTTCTCAATAGAGAGCATCTGCaacaaaaagtcatttttctggagtggaaaagctaaaaaaaaaaaaaaattactgtgaatTGTTTTTGTACAGTTATcatgaaaagcttttttttttttttttttttttttttttttgccaaccaTTGCCAATGTCAATCAATCACAGTATTAGCCTCTGTTAATCTATTTACTGTCGCTTCCACATACACTCTTCAACGCATATGTTGCTCAAAGGTGGCAAGTTGTCCTGGGTTCCGTGAGTCCTGAGATGGATTTAATTCTTGATGCTGGTGCTAGAAGTAGGTCTTCAAATATGGGATTGTTGTCCCACCCCTGTACTGTACTCCCAGTGGCCAAACTTATTTATGctgctaaatgaaagaaagaaaaaagcaaattatttttttttattttttttctgctgtgaCGTTTTAGTCCCAGACTGAATTCCAAATTTGCTCTAGTTTGGTTACAGAAAAAAGACTTTTTGCCACTGAAACTTGAACCATCTGTGCCTCTAAGAGGCTGAGAATGGGAGAGTTTCAGATAATAAAGAGTGAAGTTTGCCTGCAAGTAAAGAATTGAGAGTGTGTGCaaagcttattttcttttatctgggcaaaaattaaaacacattccTTGGAACAGAGCTGTTGCTGCCTGTTCTGTGGAGAAACTTTTCTTTTTGAGGGCTGTGGTGAATGGATGAACGTAcataataaaactgacaaaatattttaaaaatatatataaaacaaataaagttGCTGGTCAGTCTTAGTGTTTTACAGTATTTGGGAAAACAACTGTTACAGTTTTATTGCTCTGAGAAACTGACAAAGCAGAAACTATACAGTTTTTGTAGTAAAGGCGTCACATGCAAACAAACgaaatgaatgaaaaagtcaAATGGTTTGCCTCATTCTCCAAGAGCCACAACTCAAGCTGAACTGTGAAAGTGGTTTAACACTGTATCCTAGgtgatctttttttcctcctcctgtttatttttttttgttttatttatagtctGATTTAAAACAATCAGATTCAAGTTGGTTAATTTTAGTTATGTAACAACCTGACATGATGGAGGAAAACAACCTTTAAAGGGATTGTGTCTATGGTTTGATTcacttagaaattttattttcttataacttAAGtgcaataaaatgtgttttttcatGTTAGTATGCCTGTTTCTTCCACTGAAGTAAATAATACttcattataaatatttaggGTTTGTCTCTAATCTTTAAGATCTCAaagtcttagtttctttgcattcTCTGTAGTGTGACATAGATATCAATACTTTCAGGCCTGTTTCATACAGCTAAAGTTAGAATAATGTGCCTAGAATGTAAATTGGGTTCATCGCCTTAGACTATAAAGGTGGACACTGCACTGTCCATTACTCTGGATAACACTGGATGTATTAATACAAAATCTGGGTCCCTCAAAGAGTCACAAAATTTTTGTGATGGTTACAACTagaattcctattttttaaaaaagctcattttttaaaaatgtgaccaCATATTGAGTACTTACCAGGAATGTTCCCCGAGGTATCTCTGAAGGCCCACCCTCCCTGAGAAGTAGGTACTGTTCTCTCCTTGAAAGGTGAGAGCGGAATTGGCTCAGACTGGTTAGGTGATTTGTCAGCGCTCAGATCACTCGCTGAGAGCCAGTATTCACACCCGTGCTCTTTAAGGAGAAAGAGAcctagaattttgatagattttcCAAGAGCagagttttggaaaaaaaataaatccttctgGTGGTACTTTCAGGCTCTTCTTTTGCTGTTTTAGTCAATAAATCCAGTATTTTATAATATGACTGAAAAAATGAAGCTGAATTATTCAAATTATGTAGCCTCTCAGATAGCAGGTTCTGTCTCCCACTCACCTTGTCTgtatttttaacagtttatttaaTCCCTACATTTAGTCCCCAGGCCATAGATGAAAATCGAAAACTTAATAACAACAGATGCTGCTTAGAGAATACAGTTCTCAAAATCATAACGTGTGTTCTTTACTCCTAGAGCAGCAATTCTTGGGCCTCCAAGTTCCCAGAGCTACTAAAGCCGAACATCAGGGAATggggcccaagaatctgcatttaaaCCAGTTCGCCCAGTGAGTCATGTTCACAGCTTAGAACCGCTGCCTCAGATCCCTACCATTGCCCATTTGGTTTATTAGTCCCCAGCACGTTAACAGGCACAGGACCATCAGGAAGAAGTGACAGGTTAAAGGAAATGGCAGAAAAACCACATGGCTAAACAGGCAGAAATCACATTAGGTCTTGAGTGAGGGACAAGTGGCCCTGCCTGCTTTAGAATAAACCAGGGCGTAGCCCAGAGCCATTACTACTGTTCACGTCAACAACCCCAAATGATCAAGAAGTTGTAATTCTATTCGGTAATCTTGAAACTGCTTGATTTTTCATAATACAAATGTGGCTTACTTGTACTACAATGAAAGAAGAACATCATCTTCAGCAATAAATGTACACTATAGAGTAGAATTGGGCTTACAGGATTTGCAGACAAATAGGTGGAAATTCAAATCCCAGTTTTGTAATACTGTCTAGTTACAGGAATTTCACCAGATTTCTTGACCTCCTCTTCCCTCATCTTTTAGTATGTAGACAATACCCACCTGCTAAGGTTATTGGAGGGATGAAAAGAATTGATACAAAGAATGTGACATCTGGTGGCACTTCAAGCTCAATACATGGTAGCTACCACTAAAACTTTGGGAAAAGAGACCCAGATAACTGTAACTTTCTATATTTGGGAACAATTGAATGTCTTCATGATTCATTCAGGTATGTAATAAAAATAGCGTTTCTCTCTGTATagcaatttacatttttttaagtggagtCCCATAGACTTCTCACTCGAGGCCTACAGAAACCCTGTGAGGTAGACTGGTATGGGGCACCTAGTGATTTTGTACCACTTTGGTGTTCACCAAATACTATTTTATGAgtaaaagaataatcttttcttgCAGTGGATTTGTTCCTGAAAGGGAATATGTTAAGCTAGTTCTATAGGAGTTAAATTATTGTCAGCGTGGTAAGAAAGGTCACGAAGGGAAACCTGCTTTGTGGCTTCCTCAGTGGAGAAGTTCACCACCTTATGTAACAAGTTTTAAATCTTCACACCAGAATACCGGCAGTTCCCACATTTAGGTGTTACAAGTTCCTAAAGATGAAACA
The DNA window shown above is from Neovison vison isolate M4711 chromosome 11, ASM_NN_V1, whole genome shotgun sequence and carries:
- the FBXW7 gene encoding F-box/WD repeat-containing protein 7 isoform X1; its protein translation is MNQELLSVGSKRRRTGGSLRGNPSSSQADEEQMNRVVEEEQQQQQLRQQEEEHTARNGEVVGAEPRPGDQNDSHQGQLEENNNRFISVDEDSSGNQEEQDEDEEHAGEQDEEEEEEEEMDQESDDFDQSDDSSREDEHTHSNSVTNSSSIVDLPIHQLSSPFYTKTTKMKRKLDHGSEVRSFSLGKKPCKVSEYTSTTGLVPCSATPTTFGDLRAANGQGQQRRRITSVQPPTGLQEWLKMFQSWSGPEKLLALDELIDSCEPTQVKHMMQVIEPQFQRDFISLLPKELALYVLSFLEPKDLLQAAQTCRYWRILAEDNLLWREKCKEEGIDEPLHIKRRKVIKPGFIHSPWKSAYIRQHRIDTNWRRGELKSPKVLKGHDDHVITCLQFCGNRIVSGSDDNTLKVWSAVTGKCLRTLVGHTGGVWSSQMRDNIIISGSTDRTLKVWNAETGECIHTLYGHTSTVRCMHLHEKRVVSGSRDATLRVWDIETGQCLHVLMGHVAAVRCVQYDGRRVVSGAYDFMVKVWDPETETCLHTLQGHTNRVYSLQFDGIHVVSGSLDTSIRVWDVETGNCIHTLTGHQSLTSGMELKDNILVSGNADSTVKIWDIKTGQCLQTLQGPNKHQSAVTCLQFNKNFVITSSDDGTVKLWDLKTGEFIRNLVTLESGGSGGVVWRIRASNTKLVCAVGSRNGTEETKLLVLDFDVDMK
- the FBXW7 gene encoding F-box/WD repeat-containing protein 7 isoform X2, translating into MCVPRSCLILSCICLYCGVLLPVLLPNLPFLTCLSMSTLESVTYLPEKGLYCQRLPSSRTHGGTESLKGKNTENMGFYGTLKMIFYKMKRKLDHGSEVRSFSLGKKPCKVSEYTSTTGLVPCSATPTTFGDLRAANGQGQQRRRITSVQPPTGLQEWLKMFQSWSGPEKLLALDELIDSCEPTQVKHMMQVIEPQFQRDFISLLPKELALYVLSFLEPKDLLQAAQTCRYWRILAEDNLLWREKCKEEGIDEPLHIKRRKVIKPGFIHSPWKSAYIRQHRIDTNWRRGELKSPKVLKGHDDHVITCLQFCGNRIVSGSDDNTLKVWSAVTGKCLRTLVGHTGGVWSSQMRDNIIISGSTDRTLKVWNAETGECIHTLYGHTSTVRCMHLHEKRVVSGSRDATLRVWDIETGQCLHVLMGHVAAVRCVQYDGRRVVSGAYDFMVKVWDPETETCLHTLQGHTNRVYSLQFDGIHVVSGSLDTSIRVWDVETGNCIHTLTGHQSLTSGMELKDNILVSGNADSTVKIWDIKTGQCLQTLQGPNKHQSAVTCLQFNKNFVITSSDDGTVKLWDLKTGEFIRNLVTLESGGSGGVVWRIRASNTKLVCAVGSRNGTEETKLLVLDFDVDMK